In one window of Candidatus Binatia bacterium DNA:
- a CDS encoding M48 family metallopeptidase, translating into MEERKYLRADPQLEAYLDGIAARLLPSFGLDASTVQLRVVEDPFLNAFALPNGTLVISDGLLAQLDNEAQLACVLAHELTHFVERHAYARRVHDAQALATAQGSLPPWSSAQAASSLSPGHP; encoded by the coding sequence ATGGAAGAGCGGAAATATCTTCGGGCAGACCCGCAGCTCGAAGCTTACCTCGACGGGATCGCGGCGCGGCTTCTGCCTTCCTTCGGGCTCGACGCGAGCACGGTGCAGCTTCGTGTCGTGGAGGATCCGTTTCTCAACGCCTTTGCTTTACCCAACGGCACCCTTGTGATCAGCGATGGCCTCCTCGCGCAACTGGACAACGAGGCCCAGCTTGCCTGCGTGCTCGCGCACGAACTGACCCACTTCGTCGAACGCCATGCCTACGCGCGGCGCGTGCACGACGCGCAGGCACTGGCGACCGCGCAAGGGTCTTTGCCGCCTTGGTCGTCGGCACAGGCGGCCTCGTCGCTCTCCCCGGGCCATCCTTAA